A window of Lagenorhynchus albirostris chromosome 11, mLagAlb1.1, whole genome shotgun sequence contains these coding sequences:
- the BAZ2A gene encoding bromodomain adjacent to zinc finger domain protein 2A isoform X2, translating to MEANDHFNFTGLPPAPAASGLKPSPSSGEGLYTNGSPMNFPQQGKSLNGDVNVNGLSTVSHTTTSGILNSAPHSSSTSHLHHPNVAYDCLWNYSQYPPANPGSNLKDPPLLSQFSGGQYPLNGILGGSRQPSSPSHNTNLRAGSQEFWANGTQSPMGLNFDSQELYDSFPDQNFEVMPNGPPSFFTSPQTSPMLGSSIQTFAPSQEVGSGIHPDEAAEKELTSVVAENGTGLVGSLELEEEQPELKMCGYNGSVPSVESLHQEVSVLVPDPTVSCLDDPSHLPDQLEDTPILSEVSLEPFNTLAPEPVTGGLYGIDDTELMGAEDKLPLEDSPVISALDCPSLNNATAFSLLADDSQTSASIFASPTSPPVLGESVLQDTSFDLNNGSDAEQEEMETQASDFPPSLSQPAPDQSSTLQLRTAASPAVSPTASPAVSLAVSPGASPEISPEVSPAASPEISPAISPAAFPTVSPTSSAALPPVSSEVSLTASPVTSPKASPAPSPAAVFPAASPADKNVSSFLETTADLEEITGEGVTPSGSGDVLRRRIATPEEVRLPLQHGWRREVRIKKGSHRWQGETWYYGPCGKRMKQFPEVIKYLSRNVVHNVRREHFSFSPRMPVGDFFEERDTPEGLQWVQLSAEEIPSRIQAITGKRGRPRNTEKAKTKDVPKVKRGRGRPPKVKITELLNKTDNRLLKKLEAQETLNEEDKAKMSKIKKKMKQKVQRGECQTTNQGQAKSKRKQETKSLKQKEAKKKSKAEKEKVKTKQEKLKEKVKREKKEKVKMKEKEEVAKAKPACKADKALATQRRFEERQRQQMILEEMKKPTEDMCLTDHQPLPDFSRIPGLILPSGAFSDCLTIVEFLHSFGKVLGFDPAKDVPSLGVLQEGLLCQGDSLGEVQDLLVRLLKAALYDPGLPSYCQSLKILGEKVSEIPLTRDNVSEILRCFLMAYGVEPALCDSLRTQPFQAQPPQQKAAVLAFLVHELNGSTLIINEIDKTLESMSSYRKNKWIVEGRLRRLKTALAKRTGRPEVELQGPEEGLGRRRSSRIMEETSGMEEEEEEETTAAVHGRRGRRDGEVDVIASSIPELERQIEKLSKRQLFFRKKLLHSSQMLRAVSLGQDRYRRNYWVLPYLTGIFVEGTEGSLVPEDVIKQETDSLKVATHSTPSPASFSLKRELAGSSTSASSPARARGRPRKTKPGSVQPRHLKSPVKSQGSEQLQVQLQPETQPHPQLQAHAQPQPQLQSHPHSHNGFLEPEGSPLSLGQSQHDLSQSAFLSWLSQTQSHGSLLSSSVLTPDSSPGKLDPMPSRPPEEPEPDEREASPDSQAPWFNFSAQMPCSAAPTPPPAVSEDQPTPSPQLPASSKPVSRPSAANPYSPVQLSSTPLLGVAPKRRGGDPRETPQSPTGMGQPKRRGRPPSKFFKQMEQRYLTQLTAQPVPPEMRSGWWWIRDPETLDAMLKALHPRGIREKALHKHLNKHRDFLQEVCLRPSTDPIFEPSQLLAFQEGIMSWSPKEKTYETDLAVLQWVEELEQRVILSDLQIRGWTRPSPDSTREDLAYCEHLPDSQEDITWRGRGKEGLAPQRKTTNPLDLAVMRLAALEQNVERRYLREPLWPAHEVVLEKALIGTPSSAPQCATTEISYEITPRIRAWRQTLERCWSAAQVCLCLGQLERSIAWEKSVNKVTCLVCRKGDNDEFLLLCDGCDRGCHIYCLRPKMEAVPEGDWFCAVCLAQVEGELTQRPGFPKRGQKRKSSYVLNFPEGDSCRRRLLSRGRESPAVPRCSEGGQSPSKRRRLSMRNHHSDLTFCEIILMEMESHDAAWPFLEPVNPRLVSGYRRIIKNPMDFSTMRERLLRGGYTSSEEFAADALLVFDNCQTFNEDDSEVGKAGHIMRRFFESRWEEFYQGKQANL from the exons atggaggCAAACGACCATTTTAACTTTACTGGCCTTCCCCCTGCACCTGCTGCCTCAGGACTGAAACCCTCTCCCTCCTCAGGGGAGGGGCTCTACACTAACGGGTCTCCCATGAACTTCCCCCAGCAAGGGAAAA GTTTGAATGGGGATGTGAATGTTAATGGCTTATCTACTGTATCTCACACTACTACTTCAGGGATTTTGAACTCTGCTCCCCACTCCTCCAGCACCTCACACCTCCATCACCCCAACGTGGCCTATGACTGTCTCTGGAACTACTCACAGTACCCACCTGCCAATCCTGGCAGCAACCTCAAGGACCCACCCCTTCTCTCCCAGTTCTCGGGGGGACAATACCCACTCAACGGCATCCTTGGGGGCAGCCGGCAACCTTCATCCCCAAGTCACAACACTAACCTTCGGGCTGGGAGCCAAGAGTTCTGGGCCAACGGTACCCAGAGTCCCATGGGGCTTAACTTCGATTCACAGGAACTATATGATTCCTTTCCTGACCAGAATTTTGAGGTGATGCCCAATGGACCCCCTAGTTTTTTCACCTCCCCACAGACTTCTCCTATGTTGGGATCCAGCATCCAGACCTTTGCACCCTCCCAGGAGGTAGGCAGTGGTATCCATCCTGATGAGGCAGCAGAAAAGGAGCTGACTTCAGTTGTGGCGGAGAATGGCACTGGCTTGGTAGGCAGCCTGGAGCTGGAAGAGGAGCAGCCAG AACTAAAGATGTGTGGTTACAACGGCTCTGTCCCTTCTGTGGAATCATTACACCAAGAGGTCTCAGTCTTGGTCCCTGATCCCACAGTGAGCTGCTTAGATGATCCTTCACATCTTCCTGATCAACTGGAAGACACTCCAATCCTCAGTGAAGTCTCTCTGGAGCCCTTCAACACTTTGGCACCGG AGCCAGTGACTGGAGGACTCTATGGTATAGATGACACGGAGCTGATGGGTGCAGAGGACAAGCTGCCTCTTGAGGACAGCCCTGTGATCTCTGCCCTCGATTGTCCTTCCCTCAATAATGCCACTGCCTTCAGTCTCCTGGCAGATGACAGTCAAACTTCAGCCTCTATATTTGCCAGCCCCACCTCTCCCCCTGTCCTTGGGGAGTCTGTTCTGCAAG ATACTAGCTTTGACCTGAATAATGGCAGTGATGCAGAACAGGAAGAGATGGAGACTCAGGCTTCAGACTTCCCACCATCTCTGAGCCAGCCAGCCCCTGACCAGTCATCCACTCTTCAGCTCCGTACAGCAGCCTCGCCAGCGGTCTCACCAACAGCCTCGCCAGCAGTCTCCCTGGCGGTTTCTCCAGGAGCCTCCCCGGAAATCTCTCCAGAAGTCTCTCCAGCAGCCTCCCCAGAAATTTCCCCAGCCATCTCCCCGGCAGCCTTCCCAACAGTCTCTCCAACTTCctcagcagccctcccacccGTCTCCTCAGAAGTCTCCTTGACGGCCTCCCCAGTGACCTCCCCAAAAGCCTCCCCCGCACCTTCCCCAGCAGCTGtcttcccagcagcctccccagCAGATAAGAATGTGAGCAGCTTCCTTGAGACAACTGCTGACCTggaagagatcactggagaaggAGTCACTCCCTCTGGTAGTG GTGATGTCCTGAGGAGACGTATTGCTACCCCAGAAGAAGTCCGTCTTCCCCTCCAACATGG GTGGCGGAGAGAGGTGCGCATCAAGAAGGGCAGCCACCGATGGCAGGGGGAGACCTGGTATTATGGCCCCTGTGGGAAGAGGATGAAACAGTTCCCGGAAGTGATCAAG TACCTGAGCCGCAATGTGGTACACAACGTCCGCCGTGAGCACTTCAGCTTCAGTCCCCGTATGCCTGTTGGTGATTTCTTTGAAGAGAGAGACACACCAGAG GGCTTGCAGTGGGTACAGCTCTCAGCAGAGGAGATCCCATCCAGGATTCAGGCAATTACTGGGAAACGGGGCCGACCTCGAAACACTGAGAAGGCCAAGACCAAGGATGTCCCCAAGGTGAAACGGGGCCGAGGTCGGCCACCCAAGGTCAAAATCACTGAGCTGTTGAATAAGACAGACAACCGCCTCCTAAAGAAACTGGAGGCCCAAG AAACACTGAATGAGGAAGATAAAGCAAAGATGAGTAAAATCAAGAAGAAGATGAAGCAGAAGGTACAACGGGGAGAGTGTCAGACTACTAACCAAGGGCAG GCCAAGAGCAAGAGGAAACAAGAGACCAAGAGCTTAAAGCAGAAGGAAGCCAAGAAGAAATCGAAG GCTGAGaaggagaaagtaaaaacaaagcaggaaaaactgaaggaaaaagtcaagagggagaagaaggagaaggtaaaaatgaaggaaaaggaggaggtggCCAAAGCCAAGCCAGCCTGTAAAGCAGATAAAGCGCTGGCCACACAGAGGCGCTTTGAGGAGCGACAGAGGCAGCAGATGATCTTGGAGGAGATGAAGAAGCCCACAGAGGACATGTGTCTGACTGACCACCAG CCCCTGCCTGACTTCTCACGCATCCCTGGTCTGATCCTGCCTAGTGGGGCCTTCTCAGACTGCTTGACCATTGTGGAGTTCCTGCACAGCTTCGGCAAGGTGCTGGGCTTTGACCCTGCCAAAGATGTACCTAGCCTGGGGGTCCTGCAGGAGGGACTCCTGTGTCAAGGCGACAGCTTGGGCGAGGTGCAAGATCTGCTGGTGCGGCTCCTGAAAGCTGCGCTCTATGATCCTGGCTTGCCTTCCTACTGTCAG TCCTTAAAGATCTTGGGGGAGAAGGTGTCCGAGATCCCACTAACAAGAGACAATGTGTCTGAGATCCTGCGCTGCTTCCTCATGGCGTATGGAGTGGAGCCAGCCCTCTGCGACAGCCTGCGCACCCAGCCTTTTCAAGCCCAGCCGCCCCAGCAGAAGGCTGCTGTCCTGGCCTTCCTTGTGCATGAGCTCAATGGCTCCACCCTCATCATCAa TGAGATTGACAAGACTCTGGAGAGTATGTCCAGCTACAGGAAAAACAAGTGGATTGTTGAAGGCCGGCTCCGGAG ATTGAAAACTGCTTTGGCCAAGCGAACTGGGCGACCTGAGGTAGAGCTGCAGGGGCCGGAGGAAGGCCTGGGGCGGAGGCGCAGTTCTCGGATCATGGAGGAGACCAGTGgcatggaagaggaagaagaggaggagactaCAGCTGCTGTCCATGGCCGTAGGGGTCGAAGAGATGGAGAG GTTGATGTCATAGCATCTAGCATCCCAGAGCTAGAGCGCCAGATAGAAAAACTCAGCAAG CGTCAGCTCTTCTTTCGCAAAAAGCTGCTTCACTCATCCCAGATGCTTCGGGCAGTCTCCTTGGGTCAGGACCGCTACAGACGCAACTACTGGGTGTTGCCCTATTTGACTGGTATCTTTGTGGAAGGAACAGAGGGGAGCTTAG tTCCTGAGGATGTGATAAAGCAGGAAACTGACTCCTTAAAAGTGGCAACCCATTCAacacccagcccagcctccttctctctgaagaGGGAGTTAGCTGGCTCCAGCACCTCTGCCAGTTCTCCTGCCCGGGCCCGAGGCCGACCTCGGAAAACTAAGCCTGGGTCTGTGCAACCTAGGCACTTGAAATCTCCTGTCAAGAGTCAAGGTTCAGAACAGCTGCAGGTCCAGCTTCAGCCCGAGACTCAGCCCCATCCTCAGCTTCAGGCTcatgcccagccccagccccagcttcaGTCCCATCCTCACTCCCATAATGGGTTCCTAGAGCCAGAGGGCTCCCCTTTGTCTCTGGGTCAGAGCCAACACGACCTCAGCCAGTCAGCCTTCCTGTCTTGGCTGAGCCAGACTCAGAGCCATGGCTCCCTGCTCAGTAGCTCAGTCCTCACACCTGATAGCAGCCCCGGAAAACTGGACCCAATGCCATCACGGCCCCCGGAGGAGCCAGAACCTGACGAGAGAGAAGCCAGCCCCGATTCTCAAGCTCCCTGGTTTAACTTCTCAGCCCAGATGCCCTGCAGTGCTGCCCCTACACCACCCCCTGCAGTTTCTGAGGACCAGCCCACTCCTTCCCCTCAGCTACCTGCCTCCTCCAAGCCA GTGAGTAGACCCAGTGCTGCCAACCCCTATTCTCCAGTGCAGCTCTCTTCCACCCCCTTGCTGGGCGTGGCTCCTAAAAGGCGAGGAGGAGACCCTAGAGAAACACCACAGAGCCCCACAGGGATGGGACAGCCAAAACGGAGAGGGAGACCTCCCAGTAAGTTCTTCAAACAGATGGAGCAGCGTTACCTAACCCAGCTGACAGCCCAGCCCGTCCCCCCTG AGATGCGCTCGGGCTGGTGGTGGATCCGAGATCCTGAGACATTGGATGCCATGCTCAAGGCCCTGCACCCCCGAGGCATCCGAGAGAAGGCACTTCACAAACACCTAAACAAGCACAGGGACTTCTTACAGGAAGTCTGCCTACGGCCCTCAACTG ACCCTATCTTTGAGCCTAGTCAGCTACTTGCCTTTCAAGAAGGGATCATGAGCTGGTCCCCCAAAGAGAAGACATATGAGACAGACTTGGCCGTGCTTCAGTGGGTAGAGGAGCTGGAACAGCGGGTTATCCTGTCTGATCTGCAGATTCGG GGCTGGACACGTCCCAGCCCAGACTCTACTCGTGAAGACTTGGCCTACTGTGAGCATCTACCTGACTCCCAGGAGGATATCACCTGGCGGGGTCGAGGCAAGGAAGGACTGGCACCCCAGCGTAAAACTACCAACCCCCTGGACCTGGCAGTGATGCGACTTGCTGCCCTGGAGCAGAATGTGGAGCGGCGGTACCTGCGGGAGCCCCTATGGCCAGCTCATGAGGTTGTGCTGGAGAAGGCCCTGATCGGCACGCCCAGTAGTGCCCCACAGTGTGCCACTACAGAGAT ATCATATGAGATCACCCCTCGCATTAGAGCCTGGCGCCAAACGCTAGAGCGGTGCTGGAGCGCGGCCCAGGTCTGCTTGTGCCTGGGCCAGCTGGAGAGGTCCATTGCCTGGGAGAAGTCTGTCAACAAAGTG ACCTGTCTAGTCTGCCGGAAGGGTGACAACGATGAGTTTCTTCTACTTTGTGATGGGTGTGACCGTGGCTGCCATATTTACTGCCTTCGGCCCAAGATGGAGGCTGTCCCAGAAGGAGACTGGTTCTGTGCTGTCTGTTTGGCCCAG GTAGAGGGAGAATTGACTCAGAGGCCAGGTTTCCCAAAACGAGGCCAGAAGCGGAAAAGTAGTTATGTGCTGAACTTCCCAGAGGGTGATAGCTGCCGGCGCCGGCTGCTGTCGAGGGGCCGAGAAAGCCCGGCAGTGCCTCGGTGCTCAGAAGGAGGACAGTCCCCCTCAAAGCGGCGGCGGCTCTCCATGCGGAACCACCACAGTGATCTCACGTTTTGCGA GATTATCTTGATGGAGATGGAGTCCCATGATGCAGCCTGGCCTTTCCTGGAGCCTGTGAACCCACGATTGGTGAGTGGGTACCGGCGCATCATCAAAAACCCTATGGATTTTTCCACCATGCGGGAGCGGCTGCTCCGGGGAGG GTACACCAGCTCAGAGGAGTTTGCGGCTGATGCACTTCTGGTCTTTGACAACTGCCAGACATTCAATGAGGATGACTCTGAAGTGGGCAAGGCTGGGCACATCATGCGTCGCTTCTTCGAGAGCCGCTGGGAGGAGTTTTATCAGGGAAAACAGGCCAATCTGTGA